In Brachybacterium fresconis, the genomic stretch GTCCACCTCGCACAGCACCTCGAGCACGGCGTCGGCCGGGAGCTCCGGGACGATCCGCTCGGCGGCGGGCGCTCCCTGCCGATCGGCGGCGATGTTGCCGACGTCCAGGATCATCCGCTCCCGACGCCCCGTGGCCAGCGCCGTCATCAGCCGCAGCGCCACCTCTTGGTAGCCGCCGCCGGCGACGTCCTCCTCGCGGCGCTCCTCGTCGCGGGACTCGGCCATGTAGGTCGCCTCGCGCTCGTGGAGGGTGGAGCGCCAGAGCTCGACGGGGGAGGAGCAGCAGGATGCTTCCGTCGGGTCGGCCGGATGCGCGGACGTGGAGCCACTCGCCGACGTGACCGGCGGGCCCGGCGCGATGGCGTCGGCCGCCGCGAGGTAGAAGTCCCCCTGCTGCTTGGCGAGGAACTCCCCGCGCGTGGTGGCGGCGGCGGTGATCCGCTCGATGGCCGCGGTGGTGTGGAGGTAGTAATACAGGTACTCGTTGGGCAGCGCCCTGTCGGCCCGGACCCAGTCCTTGCCGATCAGGCGCGCCTCCTCGATCTCCTCCAGCGCGGCGTCGTCGGCCAGCAGGCCCGGCAGGCGGTCGACCCCCTCGACCGTCACCGAGCGCAGCCAGCCCAGATGGTTCAGCCCGACGTAGTCGACCTCGGCGCCGCGCTCGCCGGCCACCAGGTCCACGTCCAGCAGGCGGCCCACGCGGCGCACCAGCCCGATCGGGGTGTCGCAGATGCCCACCACGCGGTCCCCGAGGATCGAGCGCATCGCCTCGGTGACGATGCCGGCGGGATTGGTGAAGTTGATGGTCCACGCCGTCGGCGCGGCCTCGGCGATCGTGCGGGCGATGTCGAGTGCGACGGGGATGGTGCGCAGGGCGTAGGCGAGGCCGCCGGGACCGATGGTCTCCTGGCCCAGCAGCCCCAGGCCCAGGGCCACCCGCTCGTCGATCGTGCGGGCCTCGGCGCCGCCCACCCGGACGGCGCTGAAGACGAAGTCGGCGCCGGTGACGGCCTCGCGCAGCTCGGTGGTCGCACTGACCTGCGGCGGGTGGGCGAGTCGTCCCTCCGCCTCGAGCCGTTCGCGGACCCCGGCGATGACCTCGGCGATCGTGCCCAGACGCGCCGCGTCGACGTCCTGCAGGGCGATCTCGTCGACCTGCAGGCCGGTGGCGCCGGTGGCCACGGCCTCGTACACCAGCGGCACGCGGAAGCCGCCGCCGCCCAGGATCGTCAGCTTCATGGCAGCAGGACCTCCAG encodes the following:
- a CDS encoding 6-phospho-beta-glucosidase; this encodes MKLTILGGGGFRVPLVYEAVATGATGLQVDEIALQDVDAARLGTIAEVIAGVRERLEAEGRLAHPPQVSATTELREAVTGADFVFSAVRVGGAEARTIDERVALGLGLLGQETIGPGGLAYALRTIPVALDIARTIAEAAPTAWTINFTNPAGIVTEAMRSILGDRVVGICDTPIGLVRRVGRLLDVDLVAGERGAEVDYVGLNHLGWLRSVTVEGVDRLPGLLADDAALEEIEEARLIGKDWVRADRALPNEYLYYYLHTTAAIERITAAATTRGEFLAKQQGDFYLAAADAIAPGPPVTSASGSTSAHPADPTEASCCSSPVELWRSTLHEREATYMAESRDEERREEDVAGGGYQEVALRLMTALATGRRERMILDVGNIAADRQGAPAAERIVPELPADAVLEVLCEVDGAGVHPLPVAPVELGRLGMMSSLRAAERKILEAATTGSRDAAWQGFATHPLVSSPELGAKLLEGYVAGHPQIAELLGRG